CGCCGCGGGGCGTACGTCGTCGCCGTGGGCCGTGTGGCGGAGGCGACCAAGCTGCGCGGGGTGTATCCATAGGCGGGAGCCGGAGCAAAGTCTGGCATAGGACATCGAGGGAGGGCGCGGACCATGCGATCTCAACCCTTCGCGCGACGCGAATTCCTTGGACTCGTGGCAGCCGGAGGTGCCGCGGCTACCGGCGCCACCGTCTGGCCTTCCCTCGCATTAGGGAAAGGCTACATGCTCGAGGTCAATCACCAACCGGCCGATCTTGAAACCCCGCTGGAGCAGCTCAACGACGCGTGGCTGACGCGCAACGAATGGTTCTTCGTGCGCAGTCACATGGGTCCGCCGCGGGCGCCCATCGATGCAGCTGCGTGGCGGCTCGGCGTCTGGGGAACGGTGAACGCGCCACTGCAACTGAGCCTGCGCGATCTCAAGCATGGCTTCGAGCAGGTGAGCGTCAGCTGCGTGCTCCAGTGCGCGGGCAACGGGCGCTCCCTCTACACGCCGAAAGTCCCCGGTGCCCAATGGCGCTATGGCGCGGTCGGCAACGCCAAGTGGACCGGTGTGCGCCTCGCAGACGTTTTGAAGGAGGCGGATCTGGCGACCGACGCCAAGTTTCTCATCATCCGGGGTCACGACGAGCCGGTGCTCAAAGCGACGCCCAAGTTCGTGCGCGGATTTCCAATGGATAAAGCGATGGATCCCTACACGATCCTCGCCTACGAGATGAACGGCAAGCCGCTCCCGGAATTGCACGGCGCGCCGCTGCGCATGATCGTGCCCGGCTGGGCCGGCGATCATTGGATGAAATGGCTGCACACCATCGAGGTGCGCAACGTCGGCACCGAGGACGATGCCGGCTTCTGGACCGCTTCGGCATATCGCTATCCGAACAACCCTGGAGCGCCCGGTGTCGCCGTGCCGCTCGATCAAACGCACCGGCTGTCCGCGATGAACGTCAAATCTATCATCACGAATCCGCTTGACGGCAGGCGACTGACTTCAGGCAGCCTCGCCGTCGAAGGCGTGGCGTTTTCCGGCTTACCGACCATCAGGAGCGTGGAAGTGTCGGTCGACGATGGCGCGTGGATGTCCGCCCAGTTAGGCTCCGAGCAAGCGCCGTACTCGTGGCGACGCTTCTCGTACAAAACCAACCTTACTCAAGGCCCGCACACGATCGCAGCGCGAGCGACGGACGAAACCGGGGCGGTCCAACCCGAAACAGCTGCATGGAATCCGTCCGGCTACATCAACAACGCGATCATGAAAGTCAACATCAATGTGGGGGCAGCATCATGAGTGCGCATATGAGAGCGCCATCGCTGCTCGCTTTGGTGGTCATCGCCGCCGTAGCGTTCGCTTGGAGCGCGGGCGTATCGCCCGCCTACGATATTATGGGCACGGGCGCGCTCCCCGACGCACCGGCGCGCCAACTCGTGATCCAGAACTGCATGATTTGCCACAGCGCTCAGATCATCACGTCGCAGCGGCTCGCTCCCAAGACGTGGCTGGCTGAAGTCAACAAGATGATCAAGTACGGCGCGCCCGTCAAGGACGCTGACAAACAGGCGATCGCGGATTATCTCGCGGCTTCGTTCCCCGTGAGCAAGGCGCCATTTGAGCCCGAAGCCATCCCCGTCCCTTAGCGGCCACCAGAGCGGCATGGCAGAGTTCGAACGCCTGACTGAGCCGATGGTGCGCGACGGCGAACGCCTGCGCACTGCGACATGGGATGAAGCGCTCGAGCGCGCGGCCGCCGGAATCGAGCGCGCAGTCGCCAACCGCGGCCCAAACGCCTTCGGCCTCTTCAGCTGCTCGAAGACGACCAACGAACTGAATTACCTCGCGCAGAAGTTCGCACGCGCCGTCATCGGCTGCAACAACGTCGATAGCTGCAACAGGACCTGACACGCTCCCAGCGTCGCCGGTCTGGCGGCGGTGTTCGGGGCCGGGGGCGGCACGAGTTCCTATCAGGAGATCGAAGAGACGGATCTGATCATCCTGTGGGGTTCGAATGCGCGCGAAACGCACCCCATCTTTTTCCACCACGTCCTCAAGGGGCTGCGCAAAGGGGCGAAGCTCTATGTCGTGGATCCGCGCCGCACCGGCACCGCGCAATGGGCTGACGTGTGGCTCGGTCTCAACGTCGGCACGGATATCGCGCTCTCCAACGCCATGGCGCACACGATCATCGAGCGCGGCTTGGAGAACCGCGAGTTCATCGCGCGGGCGACGTCGGGTTTTGAAGTGTATCGCGCGAGCGTCGCTCCGCACACGCCCGAACGTGCGGAGGCGATCACCGGCGTGCCGGCGGAGGTCATCCGCGAAGTCGCCGCCGCCTATGCGTCGGCCGCGCGTGCGGAGATCTGCTGGACGCTCGGCATCACCGAACACCATACCGCGGTGGACAACGTCTTCGCGCTCATCAACCTCGCACTGCTGACCGGCCACGTCGGACGCTACGGATCGGGTCTGAATCCCCTGCGCGGCCAGAACAACGTACAAGGCGGCGGCGACATGGGCGCGATCCCGGACCGGCTGCCGGGTTTCCAAAGCGTCACCGATGACGCTCTGCGCGCGAAGTTCGAGACAGCGTGGGGCGTGAAGATCCCGGCCACACGCGGCTGGCGCCTCAACGAGATGTTCGACGCCATGGAGCGCGGCGAACTCACGTCGCTGTACGTCATCGGCGAAAACCCGCTCGTTTCGGAGGCCGACCGTCAGCGCTCCGAGCACCTGCTCGAGGGACTCGATCATCTCGTCGTTCAGGACCTCACGCTGACCGAGACGGCGAAGATCGCCGACGTCGTCTTCCCCGCAGCTGCGGGATGGTGCGAATCCGAGGGCACGGTCACGAACAGCGAACGCCGCGTGCAGCGGGTGCGCAAAGCGGTGGAACCGCCCGGCACTGCGCGCGACGATATCGCGATCGTGTGCGACATGGCCAAAAGGCTTGGGCACGACATCGGTCAGCCAACCGCCAAGGATTTGTGGAACGAAGTCCGCGCCTTGAGTCCGATGCACGCCGGCATGAGCTACCGGCGCTTGGAGGAAAGCGGCGGACTGCGCTGGCCATGCTACGATGAGAAACACCCAGGCGAACAGTTCTTGCATGCGCGTCTTTGGGAGAACCCGGTGCGCGGCCCGTCGGCTCCGTTCCATGTCGTGGAGCACGAGCCTCCGGTCGACGAGATCACGGATGAGTATCCGATCATGTTGACCACCGGACGCCGGCTCGACTCGTTCAACACGGGCGCGCAGAGCGGCGCCTACTCGTCGCCGCTGCGCCGGGGCGAATCGATCGATCTTTCGCCGGTCGACGCGACGCGCTTCGGGGTAAGCGAGGGCGAAGACGTGCGCGTCGCCTCGCGGCGCGGTTCCATCGTCGCGCCCGTCCGCATCGCAGATGAACTGCGGCCGGGTCTCGCCTTCATGACGTTCCACTTCGACGTGCCGACGAACGTACTGACGATCGAAGCAAACGATCCCAAATCGGGCACCGCCGAGTTCAAGGCGTCGGCCGTCCGAATCGAAAAGATGTAGCAATTGGATCTCCATTTCACTGACGCCGTCGCCACCGACGAAGAACGCGCTGCGGTCGACGAGTTGC
This genomic stretch from Candidatus Tumulicola sp. harbors:
- the fdhF gene encoding formate dehydrogenase subunit alpha, giving the protein MAEFERLTEPMVRDGERLRTATWDEALERAAAGIERAVANRGPNAFGLFSCSKTTNELNYLAQKFARAVIGCNNVDSCNRTUHAPSVAGLAAVFGAGGGTSSYQEIEETDLIILWGSNARETHPIFFHHVLKGLRKGAKLYVVDPRRTGTAQWADVWLGLNVGTDIALSNAMAHTIIERGLENREFIARATSGFEVYRASVAPHTPERAEAITGVPAEVIREVAAAYASAARAEICWTLGITEHHTAVDNVFALINLALLTGHVGRYGSGLNPLRGQNNVQGGGDMGAIPDRLPGFQSVTDDALRAKFETAWGVKIPATRGWRLNEMFDAMERGELTSLYVIGENPLVSEADRQRSEHLLEGLDHLVVQDLTLTETAKIADVVFPAAAGWCESEGTVTNSERRVQRVRKAVEPPGTARDDIAIVCDMAKRLGHDIGQPTAKDLWNEVRALSPMHAGMSYRRLEESGGLRWPCYDEKHPGEQFLHARLWENPVRGPSAPFHVVEHEPPVDEITDEYPIMLTTGRRLDSFNTGAQSGAYSSPLRRGESIDLSPVDATRFGVSEGEDVRVASRRGSIVAPVRIADELRPGLAFMTFHFDVPTNVLTIEANDPKSGTAEFKASAVRIEKM
- a CDS encoding sulfite oxidase — its product is MRSQPFARREFLGLVAAGGAAATGATVWPSLALGKGYMLEVNHQPADLETPLEQLNDAWLTRNEWFFVRSHMGPPRAPIDAAAWRLGVWGTVNAPLQLSLRDLKHGFEQVSVSCVLQCAGNGRSLYTPKVPGAQWRYGAVGNAKWTGVRLADVLKEADLATDAKFLIIRGHDEPVLKATPKFVRGFPMDKAMDPYTILAYEMNGKPLPELHGAPLRMIVPGWAGDHWMKWLHTIEVRNVGTEDDAGFWTASAYRYPNNPGAPGVAVPLDQTHRLSAMNVKSIITNPLDGRRLTSGSLAVEGVAFSGLPTIRSVEVSVDDGAWMSAQLGSEQAPYSWRRFSYKTNLTQGPHTIAARATDETGAVQPETAAWNPSGYINNAIMKVNINVGAAS